The Haloarcula sp. H-GB4 genome segment CTGGGGCTCCAACGAAGGCGCCCTGCGCGAGGGGCTGACGCTGCTGGAAGAGGACGGCTACGACGTTCGGTTCCTCTCGGTGCCGTACATCTTCCCGCGTCCGGACCTCTCCGAAGAGATCGAAGCCGCAGAAGACGTCATCGTCGTCGAGTGTAACGCCACCGGCCAGTTCGCGGACGTCATCGAACACGACGTCCTCGAACGGGTACAGCGCATCAACAAGTACAACGGCGTGCGGTTCAAAGCAGACGAACTGGCAACCGAGATCAAGCAAACGCTTGCCACACCTCGGGAGGCAACACAATGAGCTCCGACGTTCGCTTCACAGACTTCAAATCCGACAAGCAACCGACCTGGTGTCCCGGCTGCGGTGACTTCGGGACGATGAACGGCATGATGAAGGCACTGGCAGAGACGGGCAACGACCCCGACAATACCTTCATCGTCGCCGGTATCGGCTGTTCCGGTAAGATCGGGACGTACATGCACAGCTACGCGCTCCACGGCGTCCACGGCCGCGCCCTGCCGGTGGGCATCGGCGTGAAGATGGCCAACCCGGACCTCGAAGTGATGGTCTCGGGCGGTGACGGTGACGGGTACTCCATCGGTGCCGGCCACTTCATCCACGCAGTGCGACGCAACGTCGACATGAGCTACGTCGTGATGGACAACCGTATTTACGGGCTGACGAAGGGGCAGGCCTCGCCGACCTCGCGCGAGGACTTCGAAACCTCGACCTCGCCTGACGGGCCGAACCAGCCGCCGGTCAATCCGAAGGCGCTGGCGCTGGCCTCCGGTGCGACGTTCATCGCGCAGTCGTTCTCCTCGAACGCACAGCGACACGCCGAAATCGTCCAGAAGGCCGTCGAACACGACGGCTTCGGCTTCGTGAACGTCTACTCGCCGTGTGTGACGTTCAACGACGTGGACACCTACGATTACTTCCGCGATGCCATCGTGGACCTCGACGAGTCCGACCACGACCCGTCGGACCGCGACCAGGCCAAGGACAAGATCCTCGAAAGCGAGAAAGAGTACATGGGCGTCCTATATCAGGACGAGGACTCCGTTCCCTTCGAGGAGCGTGAGGGCGTCGAGGGCTCGATGGCCGAGATTCCGGACGGCGCGCCCGAGGGCGCGATGGACCTCGTCCGCGAGTTCTACTAAGTACCTTTTTGCGCCTCGGGTACGCTTCGCGCACCACTCGGCGCAAAAATCTACGGTAAAAAGGCCGGAATCGAGGCTGCAGCCTCGATTCCGGTGAAACGGCGGCCTGCGGTCGCCGTATACTACCTGCGCTTCTATTGACTGCCCGGACGGGCCGTTTTTAGTAATGAATCCCGGCAGCGAGTTGTGGCGAATGTAACTCTGCTGAATGGTTTTATTTATGACAGCTGACTGAGGACTGTACGAAGATGGGTGACACGCTCAACTACGACGAGGCGGAAGCCCGGCAGGAGGAAGCGATATACAGAACACCGGCCGCAGCGGCGCGTCGGGAGCGAGTCCGGGACCTGCTCGCACCTGACCCAGGCGACACCGTTCTTTCTATTGGCTGTGGACCGGGCTTCGAGCCGGCGGAGATCGGCTGGGCGGTCGGCAATGCGGGACACGTCCACGGTATCGACCGGAGCAAGTCGATGCTTGAACTCGCCCGGGAACGCTGTGCCCCGCTCCCGCAGGTGACCGTGTCACTGGGAGGCGCTGGCAACCTTCCAGTGGCTGACGAATCGGTCGACGCGGCCGTTGCGGTGCAGGTGTTCGAGTACCTCGAAACACCTGCGTCGGCAGTTGCAGAACTGGCCCGTGTCCTGCGACCCGGCGGGTCCGCTGTCGTCTGTGACGCGGACTTTTCGTCGCTTGTCTGGCGCAGTCCAGATCCCGAGCGAATGGCCCGCGTCCTCAAGGCGTTTGACGACCACTGCCCGCAGCCACGGCTCGGCTCCCGTCTGGCCCCGGTTCTCCGTGAGGCTGGGCTGACAGTCGACCGGGTCGAACCGAACACCATCGTCAACAGTCGGCTCGAAGCGGGGACGTTCGCGTATCATCTCATGCAGTTCATCGAGGACTATGCAGCTGGCCATGGAGCCATCGGGCGGATGGCGGCACAGGCCTGGGCGGACGACCTACGGGAGCAGGAGGTCGCCGGAGAGACGTTTTTCAGTTTCACACAGTACTGCTATCTTGTTCGCAAACCTTCGCCGCGGTAGGTTGGCAATATGTGGGAGACAAAGCGCCCGGTATCGTGACTCTCGTTCGCACACACAATAGAATCGGGTTTGGACCCATATGCCGGTATCCCTAACAGATAGTATGCATGTTTTCTGGCACCAGCGGGACCTTCGGATACCGGACAACCGGGGGCTGACTGCTGCCGCCGCAGACGACGAAGTACTGTCGGTGTACGTTCTCGACACGGACCTGCTGGCAAACGTTGGGAAGCGGCAACGAGCATTCCTGCTGGCCGGTGTCCGAGCGCTGAAACAGGCGTATCGGGACCACGGCGGGGACCTGCTCGTCAGGAAGGGGAGCGCCGTTGAGGTGCTCTCAGACGTCGTCGAGGAGTACGACGCCGACCGGGTGTACTACAACAAGCATTACCGGCCCGTGCGGCGGAACCGCCAGCGGCGGGTCGACAAAGCGCTCCCGACGAAATCGCTGACTGACCTCGTGCTCGTTGACCCGGCAGGGCTCGATAGTCAGTACGAGAACCACAGCTGCTTCTATGACGACTGGCAGGCTCACCACAAGCTACCGCCGGTCGGCAGTCCGGACTCGGATTCACTCGTCGACGTGTCGGACCCGACGACAGCGCCGACCATTGAGACAGATATCGACTTACCCACGCCCGGCTACGAGGGCGCACGGCAGCGGTACGACGACTTCCTCACCGGCGGCATCGAGACGTACAACGACACCCGGGATGATATGCGGGCCGCCGTCGAGCGGCCGACCAGCGCCATCTCACGGATGTCCCCGTACCTCGCGGCGGGGATGATCGGCATCCGCGAGATGTGGCGCGATGCGTCCGACCGACATACCGAAGCCACCGGCGACGCCCAGCGGAACATCCAGAAGTACCGCTACGAGCTTTCGTGGCGCGAACAGAGCTACCACCTGCTGTACCACAACCCGACACTGCTGTCGGAGAACTACAAGTCGTTCCCAAACCACATTCAGTGGGAAAACGACGAAGACAACTTCGAGGCCTGGAAGCGCGGCGAGACGGGGTATCCGCTCGTTGACGCCGGTATGCGCCAGCTCGAACAGGAGGGATACATCCACAACCGGCCGCGCCAGAACGTTGCGTCCTTCCTCACGAAGCATCTCCTCGTCGACTGGCGCGAGGGGGCGCGGCATTTCCGGAAGCGACTGATCGACCACGACCCAGCTAACAACGCCGCCAGCTGGCAATGGACGGCCTCGACCGGGACAGACTCAGTGGACGTGCGGATCTTCGACCCAGTCGCACAGATGAGCAAGTACGACAGTGGGGCGGACTACGTTACGGAGTACGTGCCGGAACTTCGTGACGTTCCGGCGGACAAGATCGTCGACTGGCCGACGCTCTCAGACGGCGAACGCAAGGAACTGGCCCCGGACTACTACCACCCAATCGTCGACCGGAACGCCGCCTACGAGCGAGCACAGCGCGTGTTCGAGACGGCGCTTGGGAAGCGGTAAGCGGGTCGAGCGCGTCGCCGACGCCGTTTTCAGTCCTTGTTGACCATCACTTCGCTGGCCTTGATTACCGCCGACACCTCGTCGCCTTCGGCGAGGTTGAGCCGGTCGGCTGACCCCCGTGTAATCGTCGACGTGACTGTCTCGCCACCGTCCAGTTCGATGACAACCTCAGCCATTACTTCATCCATCGTTACTGAACGAATCGTTCTGTTGAGATTGTTCCGGGCACTGAGTGCCATACAAACTAGTTAGGAATATAATACTAATACAGTTGTCATCCCGGGAAGTATGGCCACAGGACTGGCAAGTGGACCGATCCGTATAGTCACGAGCGGGCCGCGAACAGCCACGCTGCCACCGCGACAGCCCCAGTGACGCCGGTGAGCCAGATGTCCGTACTCAGATAGAGCCCCGGCGTGGGCGGGTGGTACTGTGTCAGGGGCCACAGCACTTCGTACGACCGCCCAGAGGCCTTCAGCAGAAGCGAATCGGCAAACAGGTGACTGGCCGCTCCGAGCGACAGCAGACCGAACACGCGCCGTCGGTCGGCGCGGTTCACGACCACTACCCCTACGAGGACGGCGACGAACGCGCCACCGAGCGTGTGGACGCCCATCCAGTCAAACGGGGTGTCCAGCACCGCCTCGACGGCCGCAGCATCTACAAGAATCATGATCTTCGCCATATCCGGAATGAACGCGCCCGCCATACCCACAGTGACATACTCCCCAGTGAGCCAGTCGTACCGTAGCGACAGGAGGGTACAGATGGTGAACGCGATGAAAGCGTGCGAAAGCAGGTCCGGCATCAGGTACGCACCTCCTGCACCCGTGTGCGGAGCGTCTGTATCGGCCGGAGTGGTTCCTCACGCCGGCACAGTGCCCCCGTTTGCCAGTTCAGCCGCCAGCCACAGACTAGCCGTCCGAGGGTCCACAGGCCGGCGATGGCAGAGACGAGGTACATCGCAGTGTAATTTGTCGCGGGCACGCTCACGCTGTTCTCCGCGGTGATGGTCCGGTCTGAGCCGAGCGTCCCGTACACCTGCAGCGATTCGCCTTCGGCGACAGCTCTGTCGATGTTCTGGACCGTAACCGTGAGCGTGCCGCTGTGGTACTCACCATTGGCAGCGTACTCGTACTCGACGGCGATCTCGACCGGCTCGGTCCCAGTCACCGCGCCAGTCACCTGAACAGATTCGCCAACGTGAGTGTCGGGATGCTGGGCCATCGCATTTCCATCGGGGTAGTCACCCAGTGCCGGAGTGGGCGTGGTCGCCCCCAGTCCGACCATGAGTGCAAACAGCACAGCCAGCAGTCCACAGATAGCGACGACCCTACCCACCCACGAATGGAGCATTCAAATCTCGGTGCGGGCGGCGGGATATAAACTCTGGTGCTTGGTGTCGATGTCGCCCGTGTGCCTACTCAGGCTTGCCAGGCAGGACATCCGGGTCGCCGGAGCGGTAGATGTACTCGACAGCGACGCCGGTCAGCGGCGAGTCGGCGGCCGTCGCATACGACTTCGCGAGATCAAGGTACTGTTCGGTCACATCGACGACGCGTCGATAGGCGGCTTCGTCGTCGGGCGCGAGCAGGTACTCGGCGGTGACAGGCGTCAGTTGCCCCTCAGCGCGGTCGTCGTCGTAGTCGTCCACGTCGTCGAGCCACACCTGCGCGCCGATGATGGCGAGGACGATGGCCTTCGCGAACTCATCGTCGATATCGAGGCCGGCGAGCCGATAGAGGTCAAGCATCCCGTCGTAGAGGACGCCCACGCGAGCGTACTGGGTCTTGCTGTAGGGGAGTCCCTTCTCTGTCTCGGTGAGGGTCGCTGGCTCCTCGTCGTACTCAGCAAATTTGTATGCTTCGCGGATATCAGTCAGGGCATCGGCATCACCGTCCTCGGCTGCAGTCATCAGCTCCCGGAAGTAGTCGTCGCGGTTCTGGTGCGCTTCGCTGTAGTCGACGGCCCACTGGTACGCGTTCTCGACAACAGGCGGCATATCTTCCAACAGGCCGTCGAGGTGGGACTGTAGCGCGGACTGGGCGACCTCGGCGACGCGGCGGCGGTCGGCTTCACTCGCGTCAAAGTCAACCTCGAAATCCTCGAACTCGTCGTCGTTGATCGCGTCGCGCATGTCGCCATCGATGAGTGCCTCGATGGAGAGGCGAGTCATCTGCTCCGCGCGGACGACCATCTCGCGGGGCGCAAGGTCCTGTGCTGGCCCCTGTTCCAGCGCCGTCTCGTCGACGGTCGGCACGCCGTCGGCGATAGCATCGATGACAGGATCGCCGGGTGCCTGCTGACGGGCATTGCGGTAGATGTAGCCCAGCGTCAGCTGTGCTGGCAGGATAAGCTTCGTGTCGTAGGAGAACTCGACCGGCCAGCCGAACTCGTCTTCGAGGGCGTCCTCGATGCGGTCGGTTACGTCGTCGACCATCGCCTCGGTGCGGTCGTCGATCTCAGATTTCAGCGAGAGACTGCCGGCGTCGAACACGCCGGTGTCCGCATAGTATCCCAGCACCGCCCGTAGCGCCGTTGGCAGTCGCCGCCTGTCAGCGAGCACGCCCGCGCCTGTCTTGAGAACCATTGTATGTCGCCCCGGGTGTTCCCGT includes the following:
- a CDS encoding class I SAM-dependent methyltransferase, translating into MGDTLNYDEAEARQEEAIYRTPAAAARRERVRDLLAPDPGDTVLSIGCGPGFEPAEIGWAVGNAGHVHGIDRSKSMLELARERCAPLPQVTVSLGGAGNLPVADESVDAAVAVQVFEYLETPASAVAELARVLRPGGSAVVCDADFSSLVWRSPDPERMARVLKAFDDHCPQPRLGSRLAPVLREAGLTVDRVEPNTIVNSRLEAGTFAYHLMQFIEDYAAGHGAIGRMAAQAWADDLREQEVAGETFFSFTQYCYLVRKPSPR
- a CDS encoding deoxyribodipyrimidine photo-lyase, which gives rise to MHVFWHQRDLRIPDNRGLTAAAADDEVLSVYVLDTDLLANVGKRQRAFLLAGVRALKQAYRDHGGDLLVRKGSAVEVLSDVVEEYDADRVYYNKHYRPVRRNRQRRVDKALPTKSLTDLVLVDPAGLDSQYENHSCFYDDWQAHHKLPPVGSPDSDSLVDVSDPTTAPTIETDIDLPTPGYEGARQRYDDFLTGGIETYNDTRDDMRAAVERPTSAISRMSPYLAAGMIGIREMWRDASDRHTEATGDAQRNIQKYRYELSWREQSYHLLYHNPTLLSENYKSFPNHIQWENDEDNFEAWKRGETGYPLVDAGMRQLEQEGYIHNRPRQNVASFLTKHLLVDWREGARHFRKRLIDHDPANNAASWQWTASTGTDSVDVRIFDPVAQMSKYDSGADYVTEYVPELRDVPADKIVDWPTLSDGERKELAPDYYHPIVDRNAAYERAQRVFETALGKR
- a CDS encoding metal-dependent hydrolase; the protein is MPDLLSHAFIAFTICTLLSLRYDWLTGEYVTVGMAGAFIPDMAKIMILVDAAAVEAVLDTPFDWMGVHTLGGAFVAVLVGVVVVNRADRRRVFGLLSLGAASHLFADSLLLKASGRSYEVLWPLTQYHPPTPGLYLSTDIWLTGVTGAVAVAAWLFAARS
- a CDS encoding 2-oxoacid:ferredoxin oxidoreductase subunit beta → MSSDVRFTDFKSDKQPTWCPGCGDFGTMNGMMKALAETGNDPDNTFIVAGIGCSGKIGTYMHSYALHGVHGRALPVGIGVKMANPDLEVMVSGGDGDGYSIGAGHFIHAVRRNVDMSYVVMDNRIYGLTKGQASPTSREDFETSTSPDGPNQPPVNPKALALASGATFIAQSFSSNAQRHAEIVQKAVEHDGFGFVNVYSPCVTFNDVDTYDYFRDAIVDLDESDHDPSDRDQAKDKILESEKEYMGVLYQDEDSVPFEEREGVEGSMAEIPDGAPEGAMDLVREFY
- a CDS encoding molybdopterin-binding protein — translated: MALSARNNLNRTIRSVTMDEVMAEVVIELDGGETVTSTITRGSADRLNLAEGDEVSAVIKASEVMVNKD